In Sphaeramia orbicularis chromosome 1, fSphaOr1.1, whole genome shotgun sequence, a genomic segment contains:
- the LOC115420887 gene encoding probable ATP-dependent RNA helicase DDX5, whose translation MPGFSDRDRGRDRGYGGGPPRFGGGGGGNRGGPPPGKFGNPGERLRKKHWNLDELPKFQKNFYQEHPDATRRPIQEVEQYRRSKEVTVKGRDCPKPIVKFHEAAFPSYVMDVIVKQNWTEPTPIQSQGWPVALSGKDMVGIAQTGSGKTLAYLLPAIVHIQHQPFLEHGDGPICLVLAPTRELAQQVQQVAAEYGRASRLKSTCIYGGAPKGPQIRDLERGVEICIATPGRLIDFLECGKTNLRRCTYLVLDEADRMLDMGFEPQIRKIVEQIRPDRQTLMWSATWPKEVRQLAEDFLKDYVQINIGALQLSANHNILQIVDVCSDMEKEDKLIRLLEEIMSEKENKTIIFVETKRRCDELTRRMRRDGWPAMGIHGDKSQQERDWVLNEFRYGKAPILIATDVASRGLDVEDVKFVINYDYPNSSEDYIHRIGRTARSQKTGTAYTFFTPNNMKQASDLISVLREANQAINPKLIQMAEDRGGRGRGGRGGYKDDRRDRYSGGGRSNNFGGSSYRDRDSDRGFSNGPKSAFGGNKAQNGGNYGGNSGNSSGSYGNSNYGNSNGQGNFGAPANQVGAFGNQNFQGPPQFGAMQRATQNGMNHPPFGFTSQPPPQAQQPPPPPPMVPYPMPPPFPQ comes from the exons ATGCCTGGATTTTCAGACAGAGATCGTGGCAGAGATAGAGG TTATGGTGGAGGCCCACCTCGTTTCGGAGGTGGAGGAGGCGGAAATAGAGGTGGACCACCTCCTGGAAAATTCGGCAACCCCGGTGAGAGGCTACGAAAGAAGCACTGGAACCTTGATGAGCTTCCAAAGTTTCAAAAGAACTTCTACCAGGAGCATCCAGACGCCACACGCAGACCAATT CAAGAAGTTGAGCAGTACCGGAGGAGCAAAGAAGTTACAGTCAAAGGCAGAGATTGCCCCAAACCAATTGTAAAGTTCCATGAAGCAGCATTTCCAA GTTACGTCATGGATGTTATTGTCAAACAAAACTGGACTGAACCAACTCCAATTCAGTCTCAGGGATGGCCAGTAGCCCTCAGTGGCAAAGACATGGTTGGAATTGCTCAAACTGGATCTGGGAAAACCCTTGCA taccTTCTCCCAGCAATTGTGCACATCCAACACCAGCCATTCTTGGAGCATGGAGATGGACCTATT TGTTTGGTCCTGGCGCCAACACGTGAGCTGGCTCAGCAGGTGCAACAGGTGGCTGCTGAATACGGCAGAGCCTCCCGTCTCAAGAGCACCTGCATCTACGGTGGTGCACCCAAAGGACCCCAAATTAGAGACCTGGAGAGGG GGGTTGAGATTTGCATCGCTACCCCAGGTCGTCTCATTGACTTCCTGGAGTGTGGTAAAACTAATCTGCGCCGTTGCACTTATCTGGTGCTTGATGAGGCTGACCGCATGCTGGACATGGGATTTGAACCACAGATCCGCAAGATAGTGGAACAAATCCGG CCAGACCGTCAGACCCTCATGTGGAGTGCCACATGGCCTAAAGAAGTCCGCCAGCTAGCTGAGGACTTCCTGAAAGACTACGTCCAGATCAACATTGGAGCACTGCAGCTCAGTGCCAATCACAACATCCTGCAGATTGTTGATGTCTGCAGTGACATGGAGAAGGAGGACAA ACTGATTCGTTTACTGGAGGAAATCATGAGTGAAAAGGAGAACAAGACCATTATTTTTGTGGAGACCAAAAGGCGGTGTGATGAGCTCACCAGGAGGATGAGAAGAGATGG ATGGCCTGCAATGGGAATTCATGGAGACAAGAGCCAACAGGAGAGGGACTGGGTCCTTAATG AGTTCAGATATGGCAAAGCTCCAATCCTCATTGCTACAGATGTGGCCTCCCGTGGTTTAG ATGTGGAGGATGTGAAATTTGTCATCAATTATGACTACCCTAACTCCTCCGAGGATTATATCCACCGCATTGGACGCACAGCCCGAAGTCAAAAAACGGGCACAGCCTACACCTTCTTCACCCCCAACAACATGAAACAAGCCAGTGACCTGATCTCTGTGCTCCGCGAGGCCAACCAGGCCATTAACCCCAAACTGATCCAGATGGCAGAGGACAGAGGAG GTCGTGGACGGGGGGGAAGAGGTGGCTACAAGGATGACCGGCGGGATAGGTATTCTGGGGGCGGGAGAAGCAACAATTTTGGCGGTAGTAGCTACAGGGACAGGGACAGCGATAGAGGGTTCAGCAATGGGCCAAAGAGTGCCTTTGGTGGCAATAAAGCCCAAAATGGTGGCAACTATGGAGGCAACAGTGGTAACTCTAGTGGTAGCTATGGCAACAGCAACTATGGGAACAGTAACGGACAGGGTAATTTTGGTGCTCCAGCAAACCAGGTGGGTGCCTTCGGTAACCAAAACTTCCAGGGCCCACCACAGTTTGGGGCCATGCAGAGGGCTACTCAGAATGGCATGAACCACCCACCATTCGGTTTCACCTCTCAGCCACCGCCACAGGCCCAGCagccaccacctccaccaccaatGGTGCCCTACCCAATGCCACCACCCTTCCCACAGTAG